A window of the Cicer arietinum cultivar CDC Frontier isolate Library 1 chromosome 6, Cicar.CDCFrontier_v2.0, whole genome shotgun sequence genome harbors these coding sequences:
- the LOC101494918 gene encoding glycylpeptide N-tetradecanoyltransferase 1-like, with protein sequence MVDSNISSGSPEETQNPNPDGNAPSESDLALDNLAQKVQESLSLENRHKFWETQPVGQFKDIGNSSLPEGSIEPPTPLSEVKQEPYNLPNLYEWVTCDVHDEQMCDEIYTLLANNYVEDDENMFRFNYSKEFLRWALQPPGYFKSWHIGVRVKSSKKMVAFITGVPARIRVRDEVVSMAEINFLCVHKKLRTKRLAPVMIKEVTRRVHLENIWQAAYTAGVVLPTPVATCQYWHRSLNPKKLIDVGFSRLGARMTMSRTIKLYKLPESTVTPGFRKMEIHDVPAVTRLIKNYLSHFIVAPDFDENDVEHWLLPRKNVVDSYLVESPETHEVTDFCSFYTLPSTILGNPNYSTLKAAYSFYNVSTTTPLLQLMNDALIVAKQKDYDVFNALDVMQNEIFLKELKFGPGDGKLHYYLYNYRVRHALKPSELGLVLL encoded by the coding sequence ATGGTTGATAGCAATATTTCTTCTGGATCACCTGAAGAGACTCAAAATCCCAACCCAGATGGGAATGCACCTTCTGAAAGTGATCTTGCATTGGATAATCTAGCACAAAAAGTTCAAGAATCTCTATCTCTGGAAAACAGACATAAGTTTTGGGAAACCCAACCTGTTGGTCAGTTCAAAGATATAGGGAACTCTAGTTTGCCAGAAGGCTCTATTGAACCTCCAACCCCCTTATCTGAGGTTAAACAGGAACCATACAACCTTCCTAACCTCTATGAATGGGTTACTTGTGACGTTCACGACGAGCAGATGTGCGATGAGATATACACCCTTCTTGCTAATAATTATGTTGAGGATGATGAGAACATGTTTAGGTTTAATTATTCAAAGGAATTTCTGCGCTGGGCCCTGCAACCTCCTGGGTACTTCAAGAGTTGGCATATTGGTGTCCGTGTTAAAAGTTCCAAGAAGATGGTTGCCTTTATAACAGGTGTTCCTGCCCGAATTCGAGTTCGTGATGAGGTTGTTAGTATGGCGGAAATTAATTTTCTGTGTGTTCACAAGAAGCTTCGAACAAAAAGGCTTGCTCCCGTCATGATCAAAGAGGTTACCAGGAGGGTGCACTTGGAGAATATATGGCAGGCTGCATACACTGCCGGAGTGGTTCTTCCTACACCAGTAGCAACTTGCCAATACTGGCACAGATCCTTGAATCCCAAGAAGCTGATTGATGTTGGTTTCTCTCGGCTTGGTGCACGGATGACAATGAGTAGAACTATCAAGCTTTACAAGCTACCAGAATCAACAGTCACACCAGGGTTTAGAAAGATGGAAATTCATGATGTTCCTGCGGTTACAAGGCTGATTAAGAATTATTTGAGCCATTTTATTGTTGCGCCtgattttgatgaaaatgaCGTGGAGCATTGGCTTCTTCCAAGGAAGAATGTTGTTGATAGTTATCTGGTTGAAAGTCCTGAAACTCATGAGGTCACTGACTTTTGTAGTTTTTACACACTTCCTTCTACTATCCTTGGCAACCCAAATTATTCAACTTTGAAAGCAGCCTATTCATTTTACAACGTTTCAACAACTACCCCTTTGCTACAGCTGATGAATGATGCTCTCATTGTAGCAAAACAGAAGGATTATGATGTTTTCAACGCTTTGGATGTCATGCAAAATGAAATCTTTTTGAAGGAACTGAAATTTGGACCAGGTGATGGTAAACTTCATTATTATCTTTACAACTACCGAGTAAGGCATGCATTAAAGCCGTCAGAGCTTGGGCTTGTGCTTCTGTAG